One window from the genome of Aeromonas sp. FDAARGOS 1405 encodes:
- a CDS encoding protein phosphatase CheZ has product MMAKTRAMISLDQARMLVAHLEQGEFELADELLANVCAPNAADLFDKVGQLTRQLHNSLQEFRLDPRIPDLATHDIPDARERLNYVIDMTDKAANRTMDAVEASLPIADRLNDNIQLVMPNWNALMSRDMSVGQFKSLCHQLDDFIKASESDADKLRQLLTEILMAQDFQDLTGQMIRKVIKLVQEVETKLIEMLTMFGEAAAEHATRTLPANGIEAEGPIMNPEARADVVNGQDDVDDLLSSLGF; this is encoded by the coding sequence ATGATGGCCAAAACGAGAGCAATGATTTCGCTCGACCAGGCAAGGATGCTTGTTGCTCATCTGGAGCAAGGTGAATTCGAGCTGGCCGATGAACTGCTTGCCAATGTATGTGCCCCCAACGCAGCCGATCTGTTTGATAAAGTTGGTCAGCTGACCCGACAACTGCATAACTCACTTCAAGAATTTCGTCTCGACCCCCGAATTCCCGATTTGGCCACCCATGACATTCCCGATGCGCGGGAGCGCCTCAATTATGTCATCGATATGACCGATAAGGCTGCTAATCGCACCATGGATGCTGTTGAGGCTAGTCTGCCGATAGCTGATCGCCTGAATGATAATATCCAGTTGGTGATGCCGAACTGGAATGCACTGATGTCCAGGGATATGAGCGTGGGACAGTTTAAGTCCTTATGCCATCAACTCGATGATTTCATTAAGGCTTCTGAATCAGATGCCGATAAGTTACGACAACTGCTGACAGAAATACTGATGGCACAAGACTTCCAGGATTTGACAGGACAGATGATCCGCAAGGTCATCAAGCTGGTTCAGGAAGTCGAAACAAAATTAATAGAAATGCTGACTATGTTTGGTGAGGCTGCAGCTGAGCATGCAACTCGAACTCTCCCTGCGAACGGGATTGAAGCCGAAGGCCCAATCATGAATCCAGAGGCGCGTGCCGATGTAGTCAATGGTCAGGATGATGTGGACGATCTGCTGTCTAGCTTGGGATTCTAA
- the cheY gene encoding chemotaxis response regulator CheY codes for MDKNMKILIVDDFSTMRRIIKNLLRDLGFNNTHEADDGNTALPMLKNGDFQFVVTDWNMPGMQGIDLLKAIRVDEKLKHLPVLMVTAEAKREQIIEAAQAGVNGYIVKPFTAATLKEKLDKIFERLG; via the coding sequence TTGGACAAGAACATGAAAATCCTCATTGTTGACGATTTTTCAACGATGCGCCGGATTATCAAGAACTTGCTGCGCGACCTTGGGTTCAACAATACCCATGAAGCGGATGATGGCAACACAGCACTGCCGATGCTGAAAAATGGTGATTTCCAGTTTGTGGTTACTGACTGGAACATGCCAGGCATGCAAGGTATCGACCTGCTGAAAGCCATTCGTGTCGATGAGAAGCTCAAGCATCTGCCGGTGCTGATGGTGACGGCGGAAGCCAAACGTGAGCAGATCATTGAAGCCGCGCAAGCCGGCGTTAACGGTTATATCGTCAAGCCTTTCACTGCAGCAACGCTCAAAGAAAAACTCGACAAAATTTTTGAACGCCTTGGCTAA
- a CDS encoding RNA polymerase sigma factor FliA: protein MNKAQAYLRHQDSYLLVERHAPLVKRIAQHLLARLPSSVLLDDLIQAGMIGLLEASRNFDGSKGASFETYAGIRIRGAMLDEIRRGDWVPRSVHRNSRAIAEAIENVEQANGRDARDTEVAAQMGVSLADYHVMLQDVSCGKIIGIEDLGVSEDVIGNPDEAPSGSGFDELAAERFQIQLSEQIGRLPEREALVLSLYYDEELNLREIGEVLNVSESRVSQIHSQAMHRLRARLRDWHL, encoded by the coding sequence GTGAATAAAGCCCAAGCGTACTTGCGTCATCAGGATTCCTATCTGCTGGTAGAGCGCCATGCTCCACTGGTCAAGCGGATTGCCCAGCATTTGCTGGCTCGCCTGCCAAGCAGTGTCTTGCTGGATGACCTGATCCAGGCAGGTATGATTGGGCTTCTCGAAGCGTCGCGGAACTTTGATGGTAGCAAGGGGGCCAGTTTCGAGACCTATGCCGGGATTCGTATCCGTGGTGCCATGCTGGATGAGATCCGGCGTGGTGACTGGGTGCCTCGTTCCGTGCATCGAAACAGCCGAGCGATTGCAGAAGCGATCGAAAATGTTGAGCAAGCCAATGGACGGGATGCTCGTGATACGGAAGTCGCAGCGCAAATGGGAGTCTCTCTCGCTGATTATCATGTCATGTTGCAGGATGTCTCCTGCGGCAAGATCATCGGTATCGAGGATTTGGGGGTCAGTGAGGATGTGATCGGTAACCCTGATGAAGCACCGTCAGGCTCCGGGTTTGATGAACTGGCCGCAGAACGATTTCAAATTCAACTGTCGGAGCAAATCGGTCGCTTACCAGAGAGAGAAGCTCTGGTTCTCTCTCTTTACTACGATGAAGAGCTGAATTTACGTGAAATTGGTGAGGTTTTGAATGTGAGTGAGTCTCGCGTGAGTCAGATACATAGCCAAGCAATGCACAGACTGCGCGCTCGTTTGAGAGATTGGCATCTATAA
- a CDS encoding MinD/ParA family protein: MYMDQASGLRKMRQNNRVKVIAVSGGKGGVGKTNVTLNVAGAMAAQGKRVMVLDADLGLANVDVMLGLRVHRNLSHVLAGECTIDDIIVEGPYGMMIVPATSGTQSMVELSPVQHAGLIRAFSEMKTQVDILMVDTAAGISDMVLSFTRAAQDIMVVVCDEPTSITDAYALIKILSKEHGVFRFKVVANMVRSLREGQELFAKLTRVTDRFLDTSLELVACVPYDTNLRAAVRKQKLIVEAFPKSPAALAFRALANKAASWPVPNQPGGHLEFFLENLLQTQATTQEGSRE; this comes from the coding sequence ATGTATATGGATCAGGCGAGTGGTCTGCGCAAAATGCGTCAAAACAATCGAGTAAAAGTGATCGCCGTTTCCGGTGGTAAAGGTGGCGTAGGCAAGACCAACGTGACCCTGAACGTGGCGGGAGCCATGGCGGCCCAAGGCAAACGGGTGATGGTGCTGGATGCTGACCTTGGTCTGGCAAATGTTGACGTCATGCTGGGGTTGCGGGTTCATCGCAATCTCTCTCACGTGCTGGCAGGCGAGTGCACGATCGACGACATTATCGTTGAGGGACCGTACGGCATGATGATTGTGCCTGCAACCTCGGGGACCCAGTCTATGGTCGAGCTTTCGCCGGTACAACATGCCGGACTGATCCGCGCCTTCAGCGAGATGAAGACCCAGGTTGATATTCTGATGGTGGATACGGCGGCGGGGATCTCGGACATGGTGCTGAGTTTCACCCGCGCCGCGCAGGACATCATGGTGGTGGTGTGTGACGAGCCTACCTCTATTACCGATGCCTATGCCCTTATCAAGATCCTTTCCAAAGAGCACGGTGTATTTCGCTTCAAGGTAGTGGCAAACATGGTACGCAGCCTGCGCGAAGGGCAGGAGCTTTTTGCCAAGCTGACCCGGGTAACGGATCGTTTCCTCGATACGTCACTGGAACTGGTTGCCTGCGTGCCTTATGACACCAATTTACGCGCAGCAGTACGCAAGCAGAAACTGATTGTCGAGGCGTTTCCCAAGTCGCCGGCGGCTTTGGCTTTCCGCGCATTGGCCAACAAAGCGGCTAGCTGGCCGGTACCCAACCAGCCTGGCGGTCATCTGGAGTTTTTCCTGGAGAATCTGTTACAGACTCAGGCCACCACACAGGAAGGTTCCCGTGAATAA
- the flhF gene encoding flagellar biosynthesis protein FlhF has protein sequence MKIKRFFAKDMRTALAEVKETLGPDAVIMSNKKVTGGVEIVAAVDYQSQVPGPKDAPVRRQLNDESVNISSAARQMTRPEPAKVQEQNEHYADTLAALLARQQKLKPGNGAPMGNTQSAGLAAANAVPRTLAEQGQWGTVPEPAKPKARVVSGQRAHQPAQRDQEMEGMRKEMASIRKLLEHQISGLMWQEVERREPMRALLIKELKKMGFDDAFSDQLAGLIPEDMPIHQAMAQLAEVLTAQLKISEDEILRQGGAVALLGPTGVGKTTTIAKLAARFAMKYGAEQVALITTDNYRIGAHEQLQTYGRIMGCPVRQVRDAEELANALYQFRHRRLVLIDTAGVGQRDIRLTEQLDTLVKNAKVRIRSYLVMSATSQRRVMQEAVDHFRRIPLSGCILTKLDESLNLGEVINVCIQNALPISYITDGQRVPEDIQVANAAQLVGAAMGSLERETEEPYFWGTGFGEAEDSEFYE, from the coding sequence GTGAAGATTAAGCGGTTTTTTGCCAAGGACATGCGAACGGCTCTGGCCGAGGTCAAGGAGACGCTCGGGCCCGATGCCGTCATAATGTCCAACAAGAAGGTTACCGGGGGGGTAGAGATAGTCGCCGCTGTTGATTATCAATCCCAGGTTCCGGGCCCCAAAGATGCGCCGGTTCGCCGTCAGCTGAACGATGAGAGCGTCAATATTTCGTCTGCTGCTCGGCAGATGACCCGTCCCGAGCCCGCAAAGGTTCAGGAACAGAACGAACATTATGCTGATACCCTGGCCGCCCTCCTCGCGCGTCAGCAGAAACTGAAGCCTGGCAATGGGGCTCCCATGGGCAACACCCAATCGGCTGGTCTGGCTGCTGCCAATGCAGTGCCCAGAACGCTGGCCGAGCAGGGACAGTGGGGCACAGTCCCGGAACCTGCCAAACCCAAGGCGCGTGTCGTATCCGGCCAACGGGCCCATCAACCTGCCCAGCGGGATCAGGAGATGGAGGGGATGCGCAAGGAGATGGCCAGCATCCGTAAACTGCTGGAGCACCAGATCTCCGGTCTGATGTGGCAGGAGGTTGAACGACGCGAGCCGATGCGTGCCCTGCTCATCAAAGAGCTCAAGAAGATGGGCTTTGACGATGCCTTTTCCGATCAACTGGCTGGGCTGATCCCTGAAGACATGCCTATCCATCAGGCGATGGCCCAGTTGGCTGAAGTGTTGACGGCTCAGCTCAAGATCAGTGAAGACGAAATTTTACGTCAGGGGGGCGCGGTTGCTCTGCTGGGGCCAACAGGGGTGGGCAAGACGACCACCATTGCCAAATTGGCAGCCCGTTTTGCCATGAAGTATGGCGCCGAGCAGGTGGCCCTTATCACCACTGACAACTACCGGATCGGGGCTCATGAGCAATTACAGACTTATGGCCGGATCATGGGCTGTCCGGTACGTCAGGTGCGTGATGCCGAAGAGCTGGCCAATGCCCTCTATCAGTTCCGTCACCGCCGGCTGGTATTGATCGATACGGCAGGCGTGGGGCAACGGGATATCCGGCTGACCGAGCAGCTCGATACCCTGGTCAAAAATGCCAAGGTGAGGATCCGCAGCTATCTGGTGATGTCGGCAACTTCCCAGCGTCGGGTAATGCAGGAAGCGGTTGACCATTTCCGGCGCATTCCCTTGAGCGGCTGCATACTTACAAAGTTGGATGAGAGTCTGAATCTGGGCGAAGTAATTAACGTGTGTATCCAGAATGCCTTGCCTATCAGTTACATCACTGATGGGCAGCGGGTTCCGGAAGATATTCAGGTTGCCAATGCGGCGCAGCTCGTCGGAGCTGCCATGGGCTCGCTGGAGCGAGAAACAGAGGAGCCCTATTTCTGGGGCACAGGCTTTGGCGAGGCCGAAGATTCGGAGTTTTATGAGTAA
- the flhA gene encoding flagellar biosynthesis protein FlhA has product MDFKAVLGQLKQSRGVLSKGLGTPLLVLAALGMVVLPIPPLMLDVLFSFNIALSIVVLLVSVYTRRPLEFAAFPTVLLLATLLRLALNVASTRVVLLEGHNGSAAAGHVIEAFGNVVIGGNYAVGIIVFTILMIINFVVITKGAGRIAEVSARFTLDAMPGKQMAIDADLNAGLINQEEAKKRRLDVTQEADFYGSMDGASKFVKGDAIAGIMILFINIIGGFIIGMMQHHLTFSESAEIYTLLAIGDGLVAQIPSLLLSIAAAIIVTRQNTDQDMGTAVLGQLFDNPKALIISAGILLMMGLVPGMPHFAFLSLGALAAAGAWWLLRREKLAVAKAASGELMPTSADQPSHEQKELSWDDVMPVDIIGLEVGYQLIPLVDRNQGGELLNRIKGVRKKLSQELGFLVPAVHIRDNLDLAPNQYRITLMGVSTGEANVYHDKEMAINPGQVFGQIQGIATRDPAFGLEAVWVAKEQVSQAQTLGYTVVDTATVVATHLSQILTNHASLLLGHDEVQQLLDMIGKHQSKLVEGLVPEVISMGNLVKVLQNLLNEGVPIRDMRTILQTLVEYAPRSPDPEVLTAACRIALRRLIVQEIAGPDPELPVITLAPELERILHQSLQAGGGDGAGIEPGLAERMQRSLVEATQRQELEGQPAVLLTSGILRNTLAKFVKNAIPGLRVLSYQEVPDDKQIRIVSAVGQN; this is encoded by the coding sequence ATGGATTTCAAGGCAGTATTGGGCCAGTTAAAGCAGTCTCGGGGAGTGTTGAGCAAAGGCCTTGGTACCCCTCTGCTGGTATTGGCTGCGCTCGGCATGGTGGTGTTACCCATCCCCCCGCTGATGCTAGATGTGCTCTTCTCTTTCAACATTGCACTCTCTATCGTGGTGCTGCTGGTATCTGTTTATACTCGGCGCCCCCTCGAATTTGCTGCCTTCCCGACCGTATTGCTGCTCGCCACCTTGCTGCGGCTGGCGTTGAACGTGGCCTCGACCCGGGTGGTGCTGCTGGAAGGTCACAATGGCAGTGCAGCGGCAGGCCATGTGATCGAGGCATTCGGTAACGTGGTGATCGGCGGCAACTATGCGGTCGGTATCATCGTCTTTACCATCCTGATGATCATCAACTTTGTAGTTATCACCAAGGGTGCCGGGCGGATCGCGGAAGTGAGTGCCCGTTTTACCCTGGATGCGATGCCGGGTAAACAGATGGCTATCGATGCCGATTTGAATGCCGGTCTCATCAATCAGGAAGAGGCGAAGAAGCGTCGCCTTGATGTAACCCAGGAAGCCGATTTCTATGGCTCCATGGATGGTGCCTCCAAGTTCGTCAAAGGTGATGCGATAGCAGGCATCATGATCCTCTTCATCAACATCATCGGCGGTTTCATCATCGGGATGATGCAGCATCATCTTACCTTCAGCGAGTCTGCCGAGATCTATACCCTGCTGGCGATCGGTGACGGTCTGGTGGCGCAGATCCCCTCCCTGCTGCTCTCCATCGCCGCTGCCATCATAGTGACCCGTCAGAATACCGATCAGGATATGGGCACAGCGGTATTAGGCCAACTGTTCGATAACCCCAAGGCCTTGATCATCTCTGCCGGTATCCTGCTGATGATGGGGTTGGTGCCGGGGATGCCGCACTTCGCCTTCCTGAGTCTGGGGGCGCTCGCTGCCGCCGGAGCCTGGTGGCTGCTGCGCCGCGAGAAACTGGCGGTAGCCAAAGCAGCCAGTGGCGAGTTGATGCCGACCAGTGCAGATCAGCCATCGCATGAGCAGAAAGAGTTGAGCTGGGACGATGTGATGCCGGTAGACATCATCGGGTTGGAAGTGGGTTACCAGCTAATCCCGCTGGTGGATCGCAATCAGGGGGGCGAACTGCTCAACCGGATCAAAGGGGTGCGCAAGAAACTCTCGCAAGAGCTGGGCTTTCTGGTGCCTGCTGTCCACATTCGCGACAACCTGGATTTGGCACCCAACCAATATCGCATCACCTTGATGGGAGTCAGTACCGGCGAGGCCAACGTCTACCATGATAAAGAGATGGCCATCAACCCGGGGCAGGTATTCGGCCAGATCCAGGGGATTGCCACTCGGGATCCTGCGTTTGGACTTGAAGCAGTGTGGGTAGCCAAGGAGCAGGTGTCACAGGCGCAGACCCTGGGGTATACAGTGGTGGATACTGCGACCGTAGTTGCCACCCATTTGAGCCAGATCTTGACCAACCATGCGTCACTGTTGCTCGGCCATGACGAGGTACAGCAGTTGCTCGACATGATTGGCAAACATCAGAGCAAACTGGTCGAAGGGCTTGTGCCTGAAGTGATCAGCATGGGTAACCTTGTGAAGGTATTGCAGAATTTGCTCAATGAAGGGGTGCCAATTCGCGATATGCGCACTATCCTGCAGACCCTGGTGGAATACGCGCCGCGCAGCCCGGATCCGGAAGTGCTCACCGCGGCTTGCCGGATTGCCCTGCGTCGCCTGATTGTTCAGGAGATTGCCGGCCCTGATCCCGAGCTACCGGTGATTACATTGGCACCTGAATTGGAACGTATATTGCATCAGTCTTTGCAAGCGGGTGGTGGTGATGGCGCCGGTATTGAGCCGGGTCTGGCGGAGCGAATGCAGCGTTCACTGGTGGAAGCCACTCAACGACAAGAATTGGAAGGCCAACCGGCTGTGCTTCTGACATCGGGGATCCTGCGCAATACCCTGGCGAAATTTGTCAAGAATGCCATTCCTGGATTACGTGTGCTGTCCTATCAGGAAGTGCCGGACGACAAGCAGATTCGCATCGTCAGTGCGGTAGGGCAGAACTAG
- the flhB gene encoding flagellar biosynthesis protein FlhB → MADTDQERTEQPTGKRLQQAREKGQIARSKELGTASVLLSAVFGLLLIKGYLASAMLKVVTMGFTLNREQAFDPNAMVAMVPALLGELVFPLGLLFALVAIAAFIGNILMGGMNFSTEAMMPKFSKMSPISGFKRMFGVQSLIELVKSIAKVVFITLFAWWMLSSQFNHLLNLSMEGFPGGIIDALDLFLWMLIILCCALLPIVAIDVPFQQWNHMRQLKMTKQEVKDEFKDSEGKPEVKGKIRQLQMQMAMRRMMGDVPKADVVITNPTHYSVALKYDAGKPGAAPKVVAKGTDEIAMKIREIAREYEIPIMPSPALTRAIYHSTELGREIPEGLFAAVAQVLAYVFQLKKFRRGQGRRPQPLAKDLPIPTEYRK, encoded by the coding sequence ATGGCTGATACCGACCAGGAACGTACCGAACAACCCACGGGCAAACGACTGCAACAAGCCCGTGAAAAAGGGCAGATTGCACGTTCAAAAGAGCTGGGAACTGCCAGCGTACTGTTGTCAGCCGTCTTTGGCCTGCTGTTGATCAAGGGTTACCTGGCGAGCGCCATGCTCAAGGTGGTGACTATGGGCTTCACGCTAAACAGAGAGCAGGCTTTCGATCCCAATGCCATGGTAGCCATGGTGCCGGCGCTGCTGGGGGAACTGGTGTTTCCGCTCGGACTGCTCTTCGCTCTGGTCGCCATCGCGGCTTTTATCGGCAATATCCTGATGGGGGGAATGAACTTCTCCACTGAGGCAATGATGCCGAAATTCAGCAAGATGAGCCCCATCAGCGGGTTCAAGCGAATGTTTGGAGTGCAGTCACTGATCGAGCTGGTCAAGTCCATCGCCAAGGTGGTGTTCATTACTCTGTTTGCCTGGTGGATGCTCTCAAGCCAGTTTAATCATCTGCTTAACCTCTCCATGGAGGGCTTTCCCGGCGGTATCATAGATGCCCTTGACCTTTTTTTGTGGATGCTGATCATCCTTTGCTGTGCCTTGTTGCCCATTGTGGCCATCGATGTACCGTTCCAGCAATGGAACCATATGCGTCAGCTCAAGATGACCAAGCAGGAGGTGAAGGACGAGTTCAAGGATAGCGAGGGTAAACCCGAGGTAAAGGGCAAGATCCGCCAGTTGCAGATGCAGATGGCGATGCGCCGGATGATGGGGGATGTACCCAAGGCCGATGTGGTGATCACCAACCCGACCCACTACTCGGTGGCGCTCAAGTATGATGCGGGCAAACCCGGTGCCGCACCCAAGGTCGTGGCCAAGGGCACTGATGAAATTGCAATGAAGATCAGGGAGATAGCCAGAGAATACGAGATACCCATCATGCCGTCACCGGCCTTGACCCGGGCTATCTACCACTCTACCGAGTTGGGCCGCGAGATTCCGGAAGGGCTGTTTGCGGCGGTTGCTCAGGTTCTGGCCTATGTCTTCCAGCTCAAGAAATTCCGCCGTGGCCAGGGGCGCCGTCCTCAGCCGCTGGCCAAGGATCTCCCCATTCCGACCGAATATCGCAAATGA
- the fliR gene encoding flagellar biosynthetic protein FliR, with product MTYTTALIMEWLSAILWPLARISSLFMVMAVFGSRLVAARIRLGLAVAVTFLVAPLLPPMPPVELFSAGSFLVLGQQLLIGIALGLMTQFLMESFVMAGQVIAMQTSLGFATLVDPMNGQSAPVVGQFYLMLATLVFLALDGHLVMLRLVILSFETLPISDSGLSVSSMQTLSAFLGVMYQASLVMALSAIVALLLINFAFGVMTRAAPQLNIFSIGFAVSMMSGLLILWLTIGGFLGHFDTLWERVQEVSCELIDTQCFGGVNG from the coding sequence GTGACCTATACCACCGCTCTGATCATGGAGTGGTTGTCTGCCATTCTCTGGCCACTGGCCAGAATAAGCAGCCTTTTCATGGTTATGGCGGTATTTGGCAGCCGGCTGGTCGCAGCACGGATCAGGTTGGGGCTGGCGGTAGCCGTGACGTTTCTGGTTGCTCCTCTGCTTCCTCCCATGCCTCCTGTGGAGCTCTTCTCTGCCGGCAGTTTTCTGGTCTTGGGCCAGCAACTGCTCATCGGTATTGCGCTGGGGTTGATGACCCAGTTTCTGATGGAGAGCTTCGTGATGGCGGGGCAGGTGATCGCCATGCAAACCAGCCTGGGTTTTGCCACCCTGGTGGATCCGATGAATGGCCAGTCGGCCCCCGTGGTGGGGCAGTTTTATCTGATGCTGGCGACCCTGGTATTTCTGGCGCTCGATGGTCATCTGGTGATGCTGCGCCTGGTGATCCTCAGTTTTGAGACGCTCCCCATCTCCGATAGCGGTTTGTCTGTCTCTTCGATGCAAACACTGAGCGCATTCCTGGGGGTCATGTATCAGGCCTCGCTGGTGATGGCTCTCTCTGCCATCGTGGCTTTGCTGCTTATCAACTTCGCTTTTGGCGTGATGACCCGGGCTGCCCCCCAGCTCAATATTTTCAGTATCGGTTTTGCCGTCAGCATGATGTCGGGTTTGCTTATCCTCTGGCTCACTATCGGCGGCTTCCTCGGCCATTTCGACACCTTGTGGGAGCGGGTGCAGGAGGTCAGTTGCGAGCTGATCGACACCCAATGTTTCGGAGGTGTCAATGGCTGA
- the fliQ gene encoding flagellar biosynthesis protein FliQ, protein MSPETFVDVFREALWLVNIMVSAVILPSLAIGLVVAIFQAATSINEQTLSFLPRLIVTLLALGAGAHWGMQSLMDFFILMVNQIPEVVG, encoded by the coding sequence ATGAGTCCCGAAACCTTTGTCGACGTCTTTCGTGAGGCGCTCTGGCTGGTCAATATCATGGTAAGTGCCGTTATCTTGCCCAGTTTGGCTATAGGTCTGGTTGTCGCCATCTTTCAGGCCGCTACCTCAATCAACGAACAGACCCTGAGCTTTCTGCCACGTCTCATCGTGACACTGCTTGCGCTGGGTGCCGGTGCTCACTGGGGAATGCAGAGTCTGATGGACTTCTTCATCCTGATGGTTAATCAAATTCCCGAGGTGGTGGGGTGA
- the fliP gene encoding flagellar type III secretion system pore protein FliP (The bacterial flagellar biogenesis protein FliP forms a type III secretion system (T3SS)-type pore required for flagellar assembly.) — protein sequence MKKTNGLLWQTGWLACLLIPLFYAWPALAQDGMSAVTVKTMGDGSQEYSLTLQVLALMTALSFLPAMVIMMTSFTRIIIVLGILRQAIGLQQSPSNQVLIGIALFMSFFIMSPVLDRINDEALQPYLSETIQAKEALERAELPIHQFMLAQTRIKDLNTFMEIANVQVEKPADVPLRVLIPAFVTSELKTAFQIGFMLFLPFLVIDLVVASILMAMGMMMLSPMIVSLPFKLMLFVMVDGWNLILGSLANSFGLGAG from the coding sequence ATGAAAAAAACTAACGGCTTGTTGTGGCAAACCGGATGGCTGGCTTGCCTGTTGATCCCGCTGTTTTACGCCTGGCCTGCGTTGGCGCAGGATGGTATGTCGGCAGTGACAGTCAAGACCATGGGAGATGGCTCTCAGGAGTACAGCCTGACCCTGCAAGTGCTGGCGTTGATGACCGCGCTCTCCTTCTTGCCGGCCATGGTCATAATGATGACCTCGTTTACCCGCATCATCATAGTGTTGGGTATCTTGCGTCAGGCGATCGGTCTGCAACAGAGCCCCTCCAACCAGGTGTTGATCGGTATTGCCTTATTCATGTCGTTTTTCATCATGTCGCCGGTGCTGGATCGTATCAATGATGAGGCGCTGCAGCCCTATCTGTCCGAAACCATTCAGGCCAAGGAGGCGCTGGAACGGGCTGAATTGCCCATCCACCAGTTCATGCTGGCTCAGACCCGGATAAAGGATCTCAATACCTTCATGGAGATCGCCAACGTACAGGTAGAGAAGCCTGCCGATGTGCCGCTGCGTGTGCTGATCCCGGCCTTTGTTACCAGCGAACTGAAAACAGCCTTCCAGATTGGCTTTATGCTGTTCTTGCCGTTTCTGGTCATCGATCTGGTGGTCGCCAGCATCCTGATGGCGATGGGGATGATGATGCTCTCGCCGATGATCGTCTCGCTGCCTTTCAAGCTGATGCTATTTGTGATGGTGGATGGCTGGAACCTGATCCTGGGATCGTTGGCTAACAGTTTCGGACTGGGTGCCGGTTAA
- the fliO gene encoding flagellar biosynthetic protein FliO codes for MMRLLLLLLPLPVFAEVGGAANAPSLSSWLISSLMVIGLILVLGFLLKKSKIANAMGGGQMRVIATLPVGYKEKLLVVKVGEQQLLLGVTPQQVNFLYRLEEPLDEQQPQAFSQQLGKLMGKHEKN; via the coding sequence ATGATGCGTCTGCTGCTGTTGTTGCTGCCACTGCCGGTATTTGCCGAGGTGGGGGGGGCAGCAAATGCTCCCAGCCTGAGCTCTTGGCTGATCTCCAGCCTGATGGTGATCGGGCTTATTTTGGTGCTGGGTTTTTTGCTCAAGAAGAGCAAGATTGCCAACGCCATGGGGGGCGGACAGATGAGAGTGATCGCCACGCTGCCAGTGGGATACAAGGAGAAGTTGCTGGTGGTCAAGGTGGGTGAGCAGCAGTTGCTGCTAGGGGTGACGCCACAGCAGGTCAACTTTCTCTATCGGCTGGAGGAGCCGCTGGACGAGCAGCAGCCGCAGGCATTTTCCCAGCAGCTGGGTAAATTGATGGGCAAACATGAAAAAAACTAA
- the fliN gene encoding flagellar motor switch protein FliN, translating into MSGTEEEDLMADAWAAALEEQVTAEAKPAPLEELKDDAPISAEERRKLDTILDIPVTISMEVGRSQISIRNLLQLNQGSVVELDRVAGEPLDVLVNGTLIAHGEVVVVNDKFGIRLTDVISQIERIKKLK; encoded by the coding sequence ATGAGCGGAACAGAGGAAGAGGATCTGATGGCTGATGCCTGGGCGGCAGCACTGGAGGAGCAGGTGACGGCGGAAGCCAAACCGGCTCCGCTGGAAGAGCTCAAGGACGATGCCCCTATCAGTGCCGAGGAGCGGCGCAAGCTTGACACCATTCTGGATATTCCGGTCACCATCTCGATGGAGGTCGGTCGCAGTCAGATCAGCATTCGTAATCTGCTGCAGCTCAACCAGGGCTCGGTGGTGGAGCTGGATCGGGTGGCAGGCGAGCCGCTGGACGTGCTGGTCAACGGTACCCTGATCGCCCACGGCGAGGTGGTGGTGGTAAACGACAAGTTCGGTATTCGCCTGACTGATGTCATCAGCCAGATTGAACGGATTAAGAAACTCAAATGA